The Psychromonas sp. MME1 genome window below encodes:
- the xthA gene encoding exodeoxyribonuclease III has product MKVISFNINGLRARLHQLQAIIDKHQPDVIGLQEIKVDNDAFPREAVEAMGYHVYFHGQKGHYGVAMLCKKQPTAVQYGFPTDNDDHQKRMIMVTLDNEHGEKTQVLNGYFPQGESQDHPIKYPYKRQFYQDLNQYLQEHHSADDNIIIMGDINISPLDLDIGIGEVNAKRWLKTKKCSFLPEEREWLAKLMDFGFVDTFRLLHPEVTDQYSWFDYRSRGFDDNRGLRIDVILATEKLAEKSIEAGIDYELRGIEKPSDHAPIWTEFA; this is encoded by the coding sequence ATGAAAGTTATTTCATTTAATATCAATGGGCTACGCGCTCGACTTCACCAGCTTCAGGCTATTATCGATAAACATCAACCTGATGTAATTGGTCTGCAAGAGATAAAAGTTGATAATGACGCTTTCCCGCGTGAAGCGGTTGAGGCAATGGGATACCACGTTTATTTTCACGGCCAAAAAGGGCATTATGGCGTGGCGATGCTCTGTAAAAAGCAGCCAACAGCAGTGCAATATGGCTTTCCTACTGATAATGATGATCATCAAAAACGGATGATCATGGTGACCCTTGATAATGAACATGGTGAAAAAACACAAGTTTTAAATGGCTATTTTCCACAGGGTGAAAGTCAAGACCACCCTATTAAATACCCTTATAAGCGTCAATTTTATCAAGATCTTAATCAATACCTACAAGAACATCACAGTGCTGATGATAATATTATTATTATGGGTGATATCAATATATCCCCACTCGACCTCGATATTGGTATTGGTGAGGTGAATGCTAAACGTTGGTTAAAAACAAAAAAATGTAGCTTTTTACCTGAAGAGAGAGAGTGGCTTGCTAAATTAATGGATTTTGGTTTTGTCGATACCTTCCGTTTATTACACCCAGAAGTAACTGATCAATACAGTTGGTTTGACTATCGTTCTCGTGGTTTTGATGATAATCGCGGACTACGTATTGATGTCATTTTAGCCACGGAAAAACTAGCAGAAAAAAGTATTGAGGCAGGGATTGATTATGAGTTAAGGGGCATCGAAAAACCTTCTGATCACGCCCCTATCTGGACTGAATTTGCATAA
- a CDS encoding Trm112 family protein, which yields MLDIKLFDIIACPVCKGKLGFNKNNNELICKFDHLAYPIEDGIPALLHNRARKISCDEER from the coding sequence ATGTTAGATATTAAACTATTCGATATTATTGCTTGTCCTGTTTGTAAGGGAAAATTAGGCTTTAATAAAAACAATAATGAGCTTATCTGTAAATTTGACCATCTTGCCTATCCCATTGAAGATGGCATTCCTGCTTTGTTGCACAATCGAGCGCGTAAAATAAGCTGTGATGAGGAACGATAA
- a CDS encoding polyamine aminopropyltransferase yields the protein MFDAKKLKLLIDDTLLIVIMAALACCGLIYEYLLSHYSARILGSVETVIYAIIGIMIVSMGLGAFAAKKVKDAFQGFVILELVVAFIGCSATLFIASVIGFSQTLPHLIADTYQLPMDALPQGDLLAKFSWFSTQLPYLFAFILGFLIGMEIPLIARIREKVYGHYLAHNAGTIYGADYIGAGVGAAIWVIFMLRIEISQAAAITASLNLVAGFVFLMRFKKQLRNIKILLCGHFLLALLVALVFQYGGFWQKQMQNMLYLDKVVYQTQTPYQNLVFTERHLGGGMESIINFYINGRLQFSSLDEQIYHEFLVHPAMLASNQHKRILIIGGGDGLALREVLKWQPEAVTLIDLDPNLVALFKSPSEYLPEQLARKISALNKDSFHDPRVKVINDDAFIAIDQLLQEKLIFDTIIIDLPDPSHPDLNKLYSVNFYYRLNNLLNADGVMVVQSTSPFHAQNAFISIAKTVQKAQFNHVQQFHENVPSFGEWGWTIATKRGISAKHRLQKINEIPVVTEWITSPLIDSAFIFNKHFYDDQEKIKVNYLGSNQLYQYHQQAWERETELSP from the coding sequence ATGTTTGATGCAAAAAAATTAAAACTATTAATTGATGACACTCTGTTAATTGTAATTATGGCGGCATTAGCCTGTTGCGGCTTGATTTACGAATACCTGCTTTCGCACTATTCTGCCCGTATCCTAGGGAGTGTTGAAACGGTCATTTATGCCATTATCGGCATCATGATTGTTTCCATGGGGTTAGGCGCATTTGCAGCAAAAAAAGTAAAAGATGCTTTTCAAGGCTTTGTTATTTTAGAGTTAGTAGTGGCCTTTATTGGTTGCAGTGCAACACTGTTTATCGCCTCGGTGATTGGTTTTAGCCAAACCTTACCGCACTTAATTGCAGATACCTATCAACTACCAATGGATGCGCTTCCTCAGGGAGATTTACTGGCTAAATTTAGTTGGTTCAGCACGCAATTACCCTATCTTTTTGCATTTATTTTAGGGTTTTTAATTGGTATGGAAATTCCCTTAATTGCCCGTATCCGTGAAAAGGTTTATGGCCACTATCTTGCGCACAATGCGGGGACTATCTATGGGGCGGATTATATTGGTGCGGGGGTAGGCGCGGCGATATGGGTGATTTTTATGCTACGTATAGAAATCAGTCAAGCCGCTGCTATCACCGCAAGCCTTAACTTAGTCGCTGGTTTTGTATTTTTAATGCGCTTTAAAAAACAGCTTCGCAATATTAAAATCTTACTGTGTGGACATTTTCTTTTGGCTTTGTTGGTCGCGTTAGTTTTCCAATATGGTGGTTTTTGGCAAAAGCAGATGCAAAATATGCTCTATCTGGATAAGGTGGTTTATCAAACGCAAACACCTTATCAAAATTTAGTCTTTACAGAACGACATTTAGGTGGCGGAATGGAGTCGATCATTAATTTTTATATTAATGGTCGTTTACAATTTTCTAGTTTAGATGAGCAAATTTACCATGAGTTTTTAGTGCACCCAGCCATGCTCGCATCAAATCAACACAAGCGCATCCTAATTATTGGTGGTGGTGATGGTTTGGCATTACGTGAAGTATTGAAGTGGCAACCTGAAGCCGTTACGTTGATTGATTTGGACCCCAATTTAGTGGCTTTGTTTAAATCACCCAGTGAGTACTTACCTGAGCAACTCGCCCGTAAAATATCTGCACTAAATAAAGATAGTTTTCATGATCCGCGTGTTAAGGTCATTAACGATGACGCATTTATCGCCATTGATCAATTACTCCAAGAAAAGCTGATTTTTGACACGATTATTATTGATTTACCGGATCCTAGCCACCCAGATCTCAATAAACTCTATAGTGTGAATTTCTATTACCGTTTAAATAATCTACTTAATGCCGATGGCGTTATGGTGGTGCAGTCAACTTCGCCGTTTCATGCTCAAAATGCCTTTATATCGATTGCTAAAACGGTTCAAAAAGCACAATTTAATCATGTTCAACAATTTCATGAGAATGTACCCTCATTTGGAGAGTGGGGGTGGACTATCGCGACGAAACGAGGCATTAGTGCTAAACATCGTTTGCAGAAAATCAATGAAATCCCCGTTGTCACAGAATGGATAACTAGCCCACTTATCGATAGTGCTTTTATTTTTAATAAACATTTTTACGACGATCAAGAGAAAATAAAAGTTAACTACTTAGGATCAAACCAGTTATATCAATATCATCAGCAAGCGTGGGAAAGAGAGACAGAGCTTTCGCCATAA
- a CDS encoding DUF350 domain-containing protein, whose protein sequence is MNELFALLGQDASLIGYLLIDMGVAILLLGGMRYTMGMIGKVNTNEELAIKDNFAYGISMAGGVAAMGIALSGTITGELAGSYLIELIGMLCYGFAGLVMIKAGRYIHDKMALPEFNKHEQILNRNISVGIVDAASVIATAIVVRAALIWVDGLNIKTFIAIFCAWIVSQLMLVIITRIFEWQYLRHNANSFQSTLELGQVALAIRYAGYLVSTSMSVTAASYFIVYDAQNLLDGIASWAIISLILMVVLTVLTMFAKCIVLWGIDCREEIENQENIGIATIEFAISFAIALLLMALMA, encoded by the coding sequence ATGAATGAATTATTCGCATTATTAGGGCAAGATGCCTCGCTTATTGGTTATCTTTTAATTGATATGGGCGTGGCCATTCTGCTCTTAGGTGGTATGCGTTATACCATGGGGATGATTGGTAAAGTCAATACTAATGAAGAACTTGCCATTAAAGATAATTTTGCCTATGGCATCAGTATGGCTGGTGGCGTTGCTGCGATGGGCATCGCCTTAAGCGGAACCATTACCGGGGAGCTTGCAGGCTCATATTTAATCGAGTTAATCGGCATGCTATGTTACGGCTTTGCTGGCTTGGTGATGATTAAAGCGGGGCGTTATATCCATGATAAAATGGCGCTACCTGAATTCAACAAACATGAGCAAATATTAAATCGTAATATTTCAGTGGGTATTGTTGATGCGGCATCGGTTATCGCCACCGCGATAGTGGTGAGAGCTGCGCTTATTTGGGTTGATGGTCTAAACATAAAAACATTTATTGCTATTTTCTGTGCATGGATTGTATCGCAGCTTATGCTCGTTATCATTACCCGTATTTTTGAATGGCAGTACTTACGTCATAATGCCAATAGTTTCCAATCAACCTTAGAACTTGGACAAGTTGCATTGGCAATCCGTTATGCGGGATACCTTGTTTCCACATCAATGTCAGTGACCGCAGCGAGTTACTTCATTGTTTATGATGCGCAAAACTTACTCGATGGCATTGCCTCTTGGGCAATTATTAGCTTGATTTTAATGGTCGTATTAACGGTATTAACCATGTTCGCGAAATGTATTGTTCTATGGGGCATTGATTGTCGTGAAGAGATAGAAAATCAAGAAAATATCGGTATTGCTACCATAGAATTTGCCATCTCATTTGCCATTGCTTTATTACTAATGGCACTAATGGCTTAA
- the msbA gene encoding lipid A ABC transporter ATP-binding protein/permease MsbA: MTNSEQNSWLVFKRLASYVKEFKMGWFGAVIGMVGYAVVDATFVYSIKPLMDKGLTGDDPSVLTFMPFFVVLIVAARGLAAFLSSYCMAWVGNNVVMKLQRQLFNHLMVLPISYFDKTNTGDLLSKITYDASQVSNAASNAMVKIFREGATVVALMVMMFFQSWQLSLVFLLVGPFVGIAISVVSKRFRKIGKNLQNAMGSVTTASEQMLKGHKEVLMFGGQNVESNRFNGVSNRVRSQNMKLTSASAISVPLIQTIASFGLGFVLYLATFPEIMASLTPGTFVVIVTSMIMLMKPVKAVTQVNIEIQRGLAASSSLFNILDTEPAKDNGQLKIQRAKGDIQLNNVVFTYPTAEKPALDGISFTVKAGETIALVGRSGSGKSTIANLLTRFYDIDSGQITLDGENIEDYTLASLRQQVAIVSQSVHLFNDTIANNIAYASEGKYSHEDIVQAATTAHAMEFIDGFPNGLDTIIGENGLMLSGGQRQRLAIARALLRDSPILILDEATSALDTESERHIQAALDILQKNRTSIVIAHRLSTIEHADKILVIDAGKVVEQGTHSELLSGKAIYHSLCKMQASGEL, from the coding sequence ATGACAAACTCAGAACAGAATAGTTGGCTAGTCTTTAAACGTTTAGCCTCGTATGTAAAAGAATTTAAAATGGGATGGTTTGGAGCTGTGATTGGCATGGTCGGTTATGCGGTTGTCGATGCAACCTTTGTGTACTCGATTAAACCCTTAATGGATAAAGGATTAACGGGGGATGATCCGAGTGTTCTTACCTTTATGCCATTTTTTGTTGTCCTGATTGTCGCGGCACGGGGGCTCGCTGCTTTTTTAAGTTCATACTGCATGGCTTGGGTAGGTAACAATGTTGTCATGAAGTTACAACGCCAATTGTTTAACCATTTAATGGTTTTACCCATCAGTTATTTTGATAAAACGAATACCGGCGATCTCCTTTCGAAAATTACCTATGATGCTAGCCAAGTCTCCAATGCAGCCAGTAATGCCATGGTCAAAATTTTCCGAGAAGGGGCAACCGTTGTAGCACTGATGGTGATGATGTTTTTCCAAAGCTGGCAGCTTTCATTAGTTTTTTTATTGGTTGGTCCCTTTGTTGGTATTGCTATCAGTGTCGTTAGTAAACGCTTTAGAAAAATCGGTAAAAATCTACAAAATGCAATGGGGTCTGTCACGACGGCTTCCGAGCAGATGCTCAAGGGGCATAAGGAAGTGTTAATGTTTGGTGGGCAGAATGTGGAAAGCAACCGCTTCAATGGCGTCAGTAATCGGGTGCGCTCACAAAACATGAAATTGACTAGCGCATCGGCAATCAGTGTCCCTTTAATTCAGACCATCGCTTCCTTTGGATTGGGGTTTGTTCTTTACCTTGCCACCTTTCCGGAGATCATGGCGAGCCTAACACCAGGAACATTCGTTGTTATCGTTACCTCTATGATCATGTTGATGAAACCGGTTAAAGCGGTAACGCAGGTTAATATTGAAATTCAGCGCGGTCTTGCTGCGAGTAGTAGTTTGTTTAATATTTTAGATACGGAGCCTGCTAAGGATAATGGCCAACTTAAGATCCAACGTGCTAAGGGAGATATTCAACTTAATAATGTTGTGTTTACTTACCCTACGGCTGAAAAACCAGCCTTAGATGGCATTAGTTTTACTGTTAAAGCCGGTGAAACGATCGCCTTAGTCGGGCGTTCTGGCAGTGGTAAATCAACGATCGCTAATTTATTAACCCGTTTTTATGATATTGATAGTGGGCAAATCACACTTGATGGTGAAAATATTGAAGATTACACCTTAGCTTCACTTCGCCAGCAAGTTGCTATTGTTTCACAAAGTGTACATCTGTTTAATGACACTATTGCCAATAATATTGCCTATGCAAGTGAAGGTAAATACAGCCATGAGGATATTGTTCAAGCTGCAACGACGGCGCATGCGATGGAATTTATTGACGGCTTTCCAAATGGGCTAGATACCATTATCGGTGAGAATGGCTTAATGTTATCGGGTGGACAAAGGCAGCGTTTAGCGATTGCGCGTGCATTATTAAGAGATTCCCCAATTTTGATCTTAGATGAAGCGACCTCGGCGTTAGATACCGAGTCTGAACGTCATATCCAAGCGGCTTTAGATATATTACAGAAAAACCGTACCTCGATTGTTATTGCGCATCGTTTATCTACCATCGAGCATGCCGATAAAATATTGGTGATTGATGCAGGTAAAGTGGTTGAGCAGGGGACTCATAGCGAATTATTATCGGGCAAAGCGATTTACCATAGCCTATGTAAAATGCAAGCTTCAGGGGAGCTGTAA
- a CDS encoding UPF0149 family protein, with amino-acid sequence MNSHQQLYPLLTALFEHQEIQENGRDLHEVIGFLYAITALPEEVELQLWLPMLWQQDKAFNFTSEALANEFATTILTAYQACLEQYQSQQPLALMMRDTWLDENKQITAAGMAFATGYLRAFQYAEEVWGQLSEESGAEFAQIVQTTMLLLSKMAHVKTEDVAMRELFMQLPSMHEIVDSLPMLLTAMGRFSGQGDCQQ; translated from the coding sequence ATGAATTCGCATCAACAACTCTACCCGCTATTAACGGCTTTATTTGAGCATCAAGAAATACAAGAGAATGGCCGTGACCTTCATGAGGTAATTGGATTTTTATACGCAATTACGGCGCTACCTGAAGAAGTCGAATTACAACTTTGGTTACCCATGCTGTGGCAGCAAGATAAAGCGTTTAATTTTACCAGTGAAGCCTTAGCCAATGAATTTGCCACGACAATATTAACCGCTTATCAAGCTTGCTTAGAGCAGTATCAAAGCCAGCAACCTCTTGCATTAATGATGCGTGATACATGGTTAGATGAAAATAAGCAAATCACAGCAGCGGGCATGGCATTTGCTACGGGCTACTTACGTGCATTTCAGTATGCAGAAGAGGTATGGGGGCAATTGAGTGAAGAATCGGGGGCAGAATTTGCGCAAATTGTGCAAACAACGATGCTATTATTGAGCAAAATGGCACATGTGAAGACGGAAGATGTCGCAATGAGAGAGTTATTCATGCAGCTCCCTAGCATGCACGAAATTGTCGACTCATTGCCTATGTTATTGACTGCAATGGGTCGATTTTCTGGGCAGGGTGATTGTCAGCAGTAA
- a CDS encoding SulP family inorganic anion transporter, translating to MFDFPTFSKNSVKNDFLSGLTVALALVPEAVAFAFVAGVDPMVGLYAAFMVGLVTSIFGGRPGMISGATGAMAVVMVALVSLHGLQFLFAAVLLTGLLQILFGVFRFGKFIRMVPHSVMIGFVNGLAIVIFLAQLGQFKVKNAMGEFDWLQGSPLYIMLALVLLTMLIIHFLPKLTTAVPSTLVAIVIVTLLVQFIPALDTRTVVDFLRTMTGDENATVAGSLPSFALPLVPFSWHTLQIILPYSLILAAVGLIESLLTLTVVDEMTGTRGRPNKECIAQGAANMVNGLFGGMGGCAMIGQSMININSGGRGRLSGITAALGLLCFILFASSLIEIVPLAALVGVMFIVVLGTFEWASFKMMRNIPKKDAFVIVLVSAVTVISDLAIAVFVGVIVSALVFAWEHAKHIHAEVEHNLEKTEKSYRIDGPLFFGSVSNFLELFDVQNDPHHVVVDFAKSRVVDQSAIEAISVLTDRYVREGKKVHVRHLSRDCRKLLHKAGVLVEVNLIEDPSYKVASDTLG from the coding sequence GTGTTTGATTTCCCCACGTTCAGTAAGAACAGTGTCAAAAATGATTTTCTCTCTGGGTTGACCGTCGCCCTTGCCTTAGTGCCAGAGGCCGTTGCATTCGCTTTTGTTGCAGGTGTTGACCCCATGGTTGGCCTTTATGCTGCATTTATGGTTGGTTTAGTTACCTCTATTTTTGGTGGTAGACCGGGTATGATATCGGGGGCAACAGGCGCAATGGCGGTTGTTATGGTGGCTTTGGTTTCATTACATGGCCTGCAATTTTTATTTGCTGCGGTATTATTAACGGGGCTATTGCAGATACTGTTTGGTGTTTTCCGTTTTGGTAAATTTATCAGAATGGTGCCCCATTCGGTGATGATAGGTTTCGTTAATGGTCTCGCGATTGTTATTTTTTTAGCTCAGCTTGGGCAATTTAAAGTTAAAAATGCAATGGGTGAGTTCGACTGGTTACAAGGCTCGCCATTATACATTATGTTGGCTTTAGTCTTGCTAACGATGTTAATTATTCATTTTTTACCTAAATTGACGACAGCTGTGCCTTCAACATTAGTGGCTATCGTTATTGTCACCCTATTGGTTCAATTCATTCCGGCTCTAGATACGCGTACCGTTGTTGATTTTTTACGCACCATGACGGGGGATGAAAATGCCACTGTAGCCGGCAGTCTACCGAGTTTTGCTTTACCTTTAGTGCCATTTTCATGGCATACATTGCAAATTATTCTCCCTTATTCATTAATTCTGGCCGCGGTCGGATTAATTGAATCGTTACTTACCTTAACCGTTGTTGATGAGATGACTGGTACGCGTGGGCGTCCTAACAAAGAGTGTATTGCTCAAGGCGCTGCAAATATGGTTAATGGTCTCTTTGGTGGTATGGGCGGTTGCGCCATGATTGGCCAATCGATGATCAATATCAACTCTGGTGGTCGTGGCCGTTTATCTGGTATTACAGCTGCTTTAGGGCTCTTATGTTTTATTTTGTTTGCCTCTAGTCTAATTGAAATTGTACCGCTTGCCGCACTGGTCGGTGTAATGTTTATTGTCGTATTGGGAACCTTTGAATGGGCTTCCTTCAAAATGATGCGTAACATACCTAAAAAAGATGCCTTTGTTATCGTTTTAGTCAGTGCTGTCACTGTGATCAGTGATTTAGCGATAGCTGTTTTTGTTGGTGTTATTGTTTCAGCTTTAGTCTTTGCTTGGGAGCATGCTAAGCATATTCATGCTGAAGTTGAACATAACTTAGAAAAGACAGAAAAGAGCTATCGTATTGATGGACCATTATTTTTTGGCTCAGTCAGTAACTTTTTAGAGCTCTTTGATGTGCAGAATGATCCACACCATGTTGTCGTTGATTTCGCCAAATCGCGTGTTGTCGATCAATCTGCAATCGAGGCGATAAGCGTATTAACCGACCGTTATGTGCGAGAGGGTAAAAAAGTGCATGTGCGCCACCTCAGCCGTGATTGCCGTAAATTACTGCACAAGGCCGGCGTGTTAGTTGAAGTTAATCTTATTGAAGATCCATCTTATAAAGTGGCTTCAGACACATTAGGTTAG
- the kdsB gene encoding 3-deoxy-manno-octulosonate cytidylyltransferase produces the protein MSFVVVIPARYHSTRLPAKPLLDIVGKTMIQRVAEQALKSGASRVIVATDDHRIKDALKALNNIDVCMTSATHESGTDRLAEVCHHYQFNRDEIIVNVQGDEPLIPPAVISQVATNLQNNQQASVATLSAPINEFSDVFNSNAVKVVCDKNNMALYFSRATIPWDRDNFTPENQSKQSVNSANLQRHIGIYAYRVSFLEQYAQLSISPLESIEKLEQLRVLWHGFKIDVQQACEVPPAGVDTLDDLQRVINYLSN, from the coding sequence ATGTCTTTTGTTGTGGTTATTCCAGCGCGTTATCACTCTACCCGTTTACCCGCTAAGCCGTTGCTTGATATTGTTGGTAAAACAATGATCCAGCGTGTTGCCGAACAAGCACTAAAAAGTGGTGCATCAAGGGTAATTGTCGCAACAGATGATCACCGTATTAAAGATGCATTAAAGGCGCTCAATAATATCGATGTGTGTATGACTTCAGCAACCCATGAATCGGGAACGGATCGTTTAGCGGAAGTCTGTCACCATTACCAATTTAACCGTGATGAAATTATTGTTAATGTGCAGGGAGATGAACCACTAATTCCCCCTGCGGTGATAAGTCAAGTGGCAACTAATTTACAAAACAATCAGCAAGCGAGTGTTGCAACATTAAGTGCCCCCATTAATGAATTTTCCGATGTCTTTAATAGTAATGCCGTTAAAGTTGTTTGCGATAAAAATAATATGGCGCTCTATTTTAGCCGAGCAACCATTCCATGGGATCGCGATAACTTCACCCCGGAGAATCAAAGCAAACAGTCTGTGAATAGTGCGAACTTACAACGTCATATCGGCATTTATGCCTATCGAGTTAGTTTCCTTGAACAGTATGCGCAACTGTCCATTTCGCCACTGGAGTCCATTGAAAAGCTTGAGCAGTTACGCGTATTGTGGCATGGTTTTAAAATTGATGTGCAACAGGCCTGTGAAGTGCCCCCTGCTGGTGTTGATACATTAGATGATTTACAACGTGTTATAAATTATTTATCGAATTAG
- the pfkA gene encoding 6-phosphofructokinase yields MIKKIGVLTSGGDAPGMNTAVRAVVRTCLANGIEVFGIYDGYEGLHKDKIKQLHRHSVSDILNKGGTFLGSARFPQFKEESVRREAIQNLEKHGIEALVVIGGDGSYMGAKKLSEMGYPCIGVPGTIDNDIAGTDYTIGFMTALNTVVDAVDRLRDTSSSHKRISIVEIMGRYCGDLTLWAAIAGGSEFVIVPEVEFDENALVSQIKSGVEKGKKHAIVAITEHVTDVNQLAKRIEAKTGLETRATVLGHIQRGGSPMAFDRILASRMGANAVELLMEGKSARCIGIQSGKLVNHDIIECLESMKRTFRQDLYDLSQKLV; encoded by the coding sequence GTGATTAAAAAAATTGGTGTTTTAACAAGTGGTGGTGATGCTCCAGGAATGAATACCGCAGTTCGCGCGGTGGTACGTACCTGTTTAGCAAATGGTATTGAAGTGTTCGGGATTTATGACGGTTATGAAGGCCTTCATAAAGATAAAATTAAGCAACTTCATCGTCATTCTGTTTCTGATATCCTCAATAAAGGGGGAACATTCTTAGGCTCTGCGCGTTTTCCCCAATTTAAAGAGGAAAGTGTTCGTAGAGAAGCTATCCAAAATTTAGAAAAACATGGTATTGAAGCACTTGTAGTTATCGGTGGTGATGGATCTTATATGGGAGCGAAAAAACTCAGTGAGATGGGATATCCATGTATTGGCGTACCCGGTACTATCGACAACGATATTGCAGGTACTGATTACACCATTGGTTTTATGACAGCGTTAAATACCGTTGTTGATGCTGTAGACCGTCTACGTGATACCTCTTCTTCACACAAACGTATCTCTATTGTAGAAATTATGGGACGTTACTGTGGCGATTTAACCTTATGGGCTGCGATAGCTGGTGGTAGTGAATTTGTCATTGTGCCTGAAGTTGAATTTGACGAAAACGCGCTAGTTTCGCAAATAAAATCGGGTGTTGAAAAAGGTAAAAAACATGCAATTGTTGCTATTACAGAGCATGTAACCGATGTGAATCAATTAGCAAAACGAATTGAAGCGAAAACGGGTCTAGAGACGCGTGCAACCGTATTAGGCCATATTCAACGTGGTGGTTCTCCAATGGCCTTCGACCGTATTCTTGCGAGCCGTATGGGGGCTAATGCTGTTGAATTATTGATGGAAGGTAAGAGTGCTCGTTGTATCGGTATTCAAAGTGGAAAACTAGTTAACCACGATATTATTGAATGTTTAGAGAGTATGAAGCGTACATTCCGTCAAGATTTATACGACCTATCGCAAAAGCTAGTGTAA
- the lpxK gene encoding tetraacyldisaccharide 4'-kinase — translation MPFWYRPVSWWCWGLYPFSLLLWLISALRRKSYQSGLLKSRKSPLPVIVVGNISVGGNGKTPFVIWLCELLIAQGYKPGIVSRGYGGKSGQYPLLVTDQVSGKVAGDEPVMLFKRLGIPIVVDPIRTQAVDHLYQHCSVDIVISDDGLQHYALQRDIEIVVVDGQRRMGNGHLMPMGPLREPLSRLQTVDFVINNGGQSETEVAMLFQPRDCVRVDGQGGELHPPTLINSCAAIGYPQRFFTTLEKLHYKLHKTVSFADHYAYGKDDFKQFDSKRPLVMTEKDAVKCLAFAQPNWWYLPIEAVLPDSFAVQLLDKIKEIKC, via the coding sequence ATGCCATTTTGGTATCGTCCCGTAAGTTGGTGGTGCTGGGGGTTATACCCCTTTTCATTGCTGTTATGGCTAATTAGCGCGCTGCGCCGAAAATCATATCAAAGCGGATTGCTTAAAAGTCGTAAAAGCCCATTACCTGTTATTGTAGTTGGAAATATCTCTGTCGGTGGAAATGGTAAAACCCCCTTTGTGATATGGTTATGTGAGTTGCTAATAGCACAGGGCTACAAACCGGGCATTGTTAGCCGCGGCTATGGTGGGAAAAGTGGTCAATACCCCCTGTTAGTCACGGATCAAGTCAGTGGTAAAGTCGCCGGTGATGAGCCCGTTATGTTATTTAAGCGTCTTGGTATTCCCATTGTCGTTGATCCCATTCGCACTCAGGCCGTTGATCATCTCTATCAGCACTGTTCCGTGGATATTGTAATTAGCGACGATGGCCTGCAACATTATGCCTTGCAGCGAGATATAGAAATTGTGGTTGTCGATGGGCAGCGGCGCATGGGAAATGGCCACTTAATGCCCATGGGACCACTTCGAGAGCCGCTATCACGTTTACAAACAGTCGATTTTGTGATTAATAATGGTGGGCAATCAGAGACGGAAGTCGCTATGCTGTTTCAGCCGCGTGACTGTGTGCGCGTCGATGGACAAGGTGGAGAATTACATCCACCTACCCTTATAAATAGCTGTGCTGCAATCGGTTACCCACAACGATTTTTTACAACATTAGAAAAACTACACTATAAATTACACAAAACAGTCTCCTTTGCGGATCACTATGCCTATGGTAAAGATGATTTTAAGCAGTTCGATAGTAAGCGACCCTTAGTGATGACTGAAAAAGACGCCGTAAAATGTTTAGCCTTTGCACAACCTAATTGGTGGTATTTACCCATCGAAGCGGTATTACCAGACTCCTTTGCTGTGCAGTTGTTAGATAAAATTAAGGAAATAAAATGTTAG
- a CDS encoding TIGR02647 family protein, translating into MIKNYSDSLFEEMKLLAKFPEKSQLEGIKIHHDANPAMISAAQSLYDKGLISQPDGGYLTDSGLETADHLHHVLVTLS; encoded by the coding sequence ATGATTAAAAACTACTCTGATAGCCTATTTGAAGAAATGAAACTGCTCGCTAAATTCCCTGAAAAATCTCAATTAGAAGGTATTAAAATTCATCACGATGCGAACCCTGCAATGATCTCCGCTGCACAATCTTTATATGATAAAGGGCTGATATCACAACCCGATGGTGGATATTTAACCGATAGTGGTTTAGAAACCGCGGATCATCTTCACCACGTACTTGTCACACTAAGCTAA